Proteins from one Gossypium raimondii isolate GPD5lz chromosome 8, ASM2569854v1, whole genome shotgun sequence genomic window:
- the LOC105792106 gene encoding 21 kDa protein, giving the protein MANIGSYFSIAAIFIFALFTTSPSLCLAVRKFPSSETDTKFIKTWCDATTYPDLCFVTFSSYAAEIQDSPKTLTTKSLFVALNSTRLASKNLTDISKTQGLKPIETEALQDCVEEIGDSIDELKRSIVEMDETAGKSFAFRMSDIQTWVSAALTDEDTCMDGFSETATDGDVKANMRTLIEKVAHLTSISLAFVNHYAGANK; this is encoded by the coding sequence ATGGCAAATATTGGTTCATACTTTTCAATAGCAGCTATCTTCATTTTTGCCCTGTTTACAACTTCCCCAAGCTTGTGCTTAGCGGTTAGAAAATTCCCCAGCTCTGAAACAGATACAAAGTTCATCAAAACTTGGTGTGATGCGACAACCTACCCTGACTTGTGTTTCGTCACCTTTTCTAGCTATGCAGCTGAAATCCAAGACAGTCCCAAAACATTAACCACCAAGTCCCTCTTCGTCGCGCTTAACTCAACACGTTTGGCTTCCAAGAACCTTACCGACATCTCCAAAACACAGGGTTTAAAGCCTATAGAGACTGAGGCTCTCCAGGATTGTGTGGAAGAAATAGGTGATTCGATTGATGAACTCAAAAGGTCTATCGTTGAAATGGATGAGACTGCAGGCAAAAGCTTTGCTTTCCGCATGAGTGATATTCAAACATGGGTGAGTGCAGCTTTGACTGATGAAGATACCTGCATGGATGGCTTCTCTGAGACCGCCACTGATGGAGATGTCAAAGCTAATATGAGGACTTTAATTGAGAAAGTTGCACACTTGACAAGCATTTCCTTGGCTTTTGTCAACCACTATGCTGGTGCCAATAAATAA